From one Bos javanicus breed banteng chromosome 15, ARS-OSU_banteng_1.0, whole genome shotgun sequence genomic stretch:
- the KLHL35 gene encoding kelch-like protein 35, giving the protein MARMLKGPVLEESEWGSEAPCAGSCHAQRVLQTLNAYRRSGILTDVVLRAGGRDFPCHRAALSAGSAYFRSLFAAGRPERGLAVVPVVPEAPGPAGTAVATALAVVLDYVYCAGVRLRAEDEAAAVLALAERLGVAGLREACARFLEGRLRAANSLALRRVAAAFSLAPLAERCSRVLRQAFAEVARHADFLELTPDEVAALLADPALGVAHEEAVFEAAMRWVRHDAPARRGQLRRLLEHVRLPLLAPAYFLEKVEADELLQACSECRPLLLEARACFILGRESGALRARPRRFMDLAEMIVVIGGCDRKGLLKLPFTDAYHPDSQRWTPLPSLPGYARSEFATCTLRNDIYVSGGHINSRDVWMFSSHLHTWIKVASLHRGRWRHKMAVVQGQLFVVGGFDGLRRLRSVERYDPFSNTWASAAPLLEAVSSAAVAPCAGRLYVIGGAGQDGVSTNKVQCFDSKEDRWSLRSPAPFSQRCLDAVSLDNTIYVVGGLMSKIFTYDPGTDVWGEAAVLPSPVESCGVTVCDGKVHILGGRDDHGESTDRVFTFDPSSGQVEAQPSLQRCTSSHGCVTIVQSRGR; this is encoded by the exons ATGGCCAG GATGCTGAAGGGCCCCGTGTTGGAGGAGTCGGAGTGGGGCTCCGAGGCGCCATGCGCGGGGTCCTGCCACGCGCAGCGTGTCCTGCAGACCCTGAACGCATATCGGCGGAGCGGCATCCTCACCGACGTGGTGCTGCGAGCCGGTGGCCGCGACTTCCCGTGCCACCGCGCGGCGCTTAGCGCGGGCAGTGCCTACTTCCGCAGCTTGTTCGCGGCCGGGAGGCCAGAGCGTGGCCTGGCCGTGGTGCCCGTGGTGCCCGAGGCGCCAGGCCCCGCCGGGACAGCGGTGGCCACGGCCCTGGCCGTAGTGCTCGACTACGTGTACTGCGCGGGCGTGCGGTTGCGCGCGGAGGACGAAGCGGCCGCGGTGCTGGCGCTGGCTGAGCGGCTGGGCGTGGCGGGCCTGCGTGAGGCCTGCGCGCGCTTCCTCGAGGGTCGCCTGCGCGCCGCTAACAGCCTGGCGCTGCGCCGTGTGGCGGCTGCCTTCTCCCTCGCCCCTCTGGCTGAGCGCTGCAGCCGCGTGCTGCGCCAGGCGTTCGCCGAGGTGGCGCGCCACGCTGACTTCTTGGAGCTGACGCCTGACGAGGTGGCAGCGCTGCTGGCAGACCCGGCGCTGGGCGTGGCGCACGAGGAGGCCGTGTTCGAGGCGGCCATGCGCTGGGTGCGCCACGACGCGCCGGCCCGCCGCGGCCAGCTGCGGCGCCTGCTGGAGCACGTGCGACTGCCCCTTTTGGCGCCCGCCtacttcctggagaaggtggaGGCCGATGAGTTGCTGCAGGCGTGCAGCGAGTGCCGCCCGCTGCTGCTAGAGGCCCGCGCCTGTTTCATCCTGGGCCGCGAGTCTGGCGCACTTCGAGCCCGGCCGCGGAG ATTCATGGACCTAGCTGAAATGATCGTGGTCATCGGTGGTTGTGACCGAAAGGGGCTCCTGAAGCTGCCCTTCACCGACGCCTACCATCCAGACAGCCAGCGCTGGACCCCGCTGCCCAGCTTGCCCGGCTATGCTCGCTCGGAGTTCGCAACGTGTACTCTCCGCAATGACATCTATGTTTCTG GCGGCCACATCAACAGCCGTGATGTCTGGATGTTCAGCTCCCATCTGCACACCTGGATCAAGGTGGCCTCGCTGCACAGGGGCAGGTGGAGACACAAGATGGCGGTGGTGCAGGGGCAG CTGTTCGTTGTGGGTGGCTTCGATGGCCTGAGGCGACTGCGCAGCGTGGAACGCTACGATCCCTTCTCCAACACCTGGGCGTCGGCGGCCCCGCTCCTCGAGGCAGTAAGCTCAGCCGCTGTGGCCCCCTGCGCCGGCCGGCTCTACGTGATCGGGGGCGCTGGGCAGGATGGCGTCAGCACCAACAAG GTGCAGTGCTTTGATTCCAAGGAGGACCGGTGGAGCCTGCGGTCACCCGCTCCCTTCTCACAGCGGTGCCTTGACGCTGTCTCCCTGGATAACACCATCTATGTGGTTGGCGGCCTTATGAGCAAAATCTTCACCTACGACCCTGGCACAGATGTCTGGGGGGAGGCAGCTGTCCTCCCCAGCCCTGTG GAGAGCTGTGGCGTGACTGTGTGTGATGGGAAAGTCCACATCCTCGGCGGGCGGGATGATCACGGGGAAAGCACCGACAGGGTCTTCACCTTTGACCCCAGCAGTGGGCAGGTGGAGGCCCAACCGTCCCTGCAGCGCTGCACGAGCTCCCATGGCTGCGTCACCATCGTCCAGAGCCGGGGCAGGTGA